In one window of Homalodisca vitripennis isolate AUS2020 unplaced genomic scaffold, UT_GWSS_2.1 ScUCBcl_268;HRSCAF=1861, whole genome shotgun sequence DNA:
- the LOC124370543 gene encoding zinc finger BED domain-containing protein 4-like, translating into MNRKQKTSYLWSYFTTTDPVSKIARCDLCGQLASFKTTVSNLRKHLERKHTTVALPPPGGKHLPVSNVVEPLAVPSLASTLNRTTSNTNIAMQNVNSDNIATNSSMCNIVPNNQPSIRSFIPQQKKISETQKKKLDKLLLNVFVQDYQPFSVVEDEGFKKFVNGLNPNYVLPNRKTISSSMIPAEYEMCLNAVRQEMLTVSNVTLTTDTWTSSNTESYMALTSHHISNDFELKSILLECSVIRSSHTSVNLAVEIDKIVKKFHLEGKIMIIVSDNASNIVGAITNELKLKHFGCFAHTINLILQDALKVCQSLTDRIKAIVSHFKRSTSATEKLREVQKNLGLEPKKLVLQVATRWNSTFYMLQRISELKDAVKTTVALINKEIPVLTEDEWKTCSELVMVLEPFEEVTRNISGENYLTASQVIGFINGLVSVCNKMRKETLSEVSKRVVDELLKGLKTRFSNIENSKTIALATLLDPRFKLAVFSDEKSAGSIKTYCTELMSAIWSKKTSTSVTSVSGSQEKDDGNQPLTKQAKFSIWADLDKMIASKKPSGSKTSAAIVEMNRYLDEECIGRSENPLLWWKQNEVFYPLLSQVVKKHFCAVATSVPCERLFSKAGYIITERRTRLSGKRCEQLLFLNANRYLVQ; encoded by the exons ATGAACAGAAAACAGAAGACTAGTTATTTGTGGTCTTACTTCACAACTACGGATCCCGTAAGTAAAATTGCTAGGTGCGATTTATGTGGTCAATTGGcaagttttaaaactacagtTTCTAACCTTAGAAAGCATTTAGAAAGAAAACATACCACTGTTGCTTTGCCACCGCCAGGAGGGAAACACTTACCGGTATCAAATGTGGTTGAACCCCTTGCTGTTCCTTCTTTGGCCTCTACTTTAAACAGGACTACATCGAACACCAACATTGCCATGCAGAATGTAAATTCTGACAACATTGCCACTAATAGTTCAATGTGTAATATTGTACCAAATAACCAACCAAGCATTAGGTCCTTCATACCTCAGCAGAAAAAAATTAGTGAAACCCAAAAGAAGAAACTAGACAAGCTCCTCTTAAATGTGTTTGTTCAAGATTACCAACCCTTTTCAGTAGTAGAGGACGAAGGTTTTAAAAAGTTCGTCAATGGTCTAAATCCAAACTATGTTCTGCCAAACAGAAAAACCATTTCATCTTCTATGATACCAGCAGAATATGAGATGTGTTTGAATGCTGTTCGACAAGAAATGCTAACAGTATCAAATGTTACTTTGACAACTGACACTTGGACCTCTTCAAACACAGAGAGTTATATGGCTCTAACTTCCCACCACATTTCTAacgattttgaattaaaatcaattttacttgaGTGTTCTGTCATCAGATCTTCTCATACAAGTGTAAACTTGGCGGTAGAAAtagacaaaattgtaaaaaaatttcaccTTGAAGGCAAAATCATGATCATTGTCTCTGACAATGCCAGTAATATTGTAGGGGCTATAACTaatgaactaaaactaaaacacttcGGATGTTTCGcccatacaattaatttaattttgcaggaTGCATTGAAGGTTTGTCAGAGCTTAACAGATCGCATAAAAGCTATAGTTTCTCATTTTAAAAGAAGCACTAGTGCTACAGAGAAGCTAAGGGAAGTACAGAAAAATTTGGGACTGGAACCCAAAAAACTAGTTCTACAAGTAGCTACAAGATGGAACTCAACATTTTATATGTTGCAAAGAATTTCAGAGTTGAAGGATGCTGTTAAAACGACAGTGGCtttaatcaataaagaaattcCAGTGCTCACCGAAGATGAATGGAAGACTTGCTCCGAATTGGTAATGGTTCTGGAACCATTTGAAGAAGTAACCAGAAATATCTCTGGGGAAAATTACCTTACAGCTAGCCAAGTGATTGGATTTATCAATGGACTAGTTTCTGTCTGCAATAAAATGAGAAAAGAAACCCTAAGCGAAGTCTCCAAACGTGTAGTTGATGAATTGCTCAAAGGACTAAAAACCAGATTTTCTAACATTGAAAACAGCAAGACTATAGCTTTGGCGACGTTGTTAGATCCACGTTTCAAGCTTGCAGTATTTTCAGATGAAAAATCAGCTGGATCcataaaaacctactgcactgagctCATGTCAGCCATATGGAGCAAGAAGACAAGCACTTCTGTGACGTCTGTCAGTGGAAGTCAGGAAAAAGACGATGGAAATCAGCCTCTTACAAAACAGGCAAAGTTTTCTATCTGGGCAGACCTTGATAAGATGATAGCATCCAAGAAACCGTCAG GTTCAAAGACATCTGCTGCAATTGTTGAAATGAACCGTTATTTAGACGAGGAATGCATCGGACGCTCAGAAAACCCACTACTGTGGTGGAaacaaaatgaagttttttacCCTCTGTTgtcacaagttgtaaaaaaacatttttgtgcagTGGCAACATCGGTCCCCTGTGAGAGATTATTCTCAAAAGCAGGATACATAATTACAGAACGACGTACCAGATTATCAGGGAAACGATGTGAACAACTGTTGTTTTTAAATGCTAACAGATATTTAGtgcaataa